A genomic segment from Aegilops tauschii subsp. strangulata cultivar AL8/78 chromosome 1, Aet v6.0, whole genome shotgun sequence encodes:
- the LOC109739769 gene encoding auxin-responsive protein IAA15, which produces MSVETERSSTESSAASGLDFEDTALTLRLPGSDPDRKRASTSDPDCPSPTAAASDSPPSPKAQVVGWPPVRSFRKNALAAAASSKTKFVKVAVDGAPYLRKVDLKAYAGYTSSASYDQLLATLQDKFISHLTVRKLGNEEMKLVDAVSGTEYVPTYEDKDGDWMLVGDVPWRMFVETCQRIRLMKSSEVVNLAPRSGR; this is translated from the exons ATGTCGGTGGAGACGGAGCGGAGCTCCACGGAGTCCTCCGCCGCCTCGGGCCTTGACTTCGAGGACACCGCCCTCACCCTCCGCCTCCCCGGCTCCGACCCCGACCGCAAGCGCGCCTCCACCTCCGACCCCGACTGCCCCTCCCCGACCGCCGCCGCCTCAGACTCTCCCCCTTCCCCCAA GGCGCAGGTGGTGGGCTGGCCACCGGTGCGGTCGTTCCGGAAGAACGCCCTCGCGGCCGCGGCCTCGTCCAAGACCAAGTTCGTCAAGGTGGCCGTCGACGGCGCGCCCTACCTGCGCAAGGTCGACCTCAAGGCTTACGCGGGCTACACAAGCTCTGCCTCCTACGACCAGCTCCTCGCCACGCTCCAGGACAAGTTCATCTCCCACCTCACCGTCC GCAAGCTTGGGAACGAGGAGATGAAGCTCGTGGACGCGGTGAGCGGGACGGAGTATGTGCCGACGTACGAGGACAAGGACGGCGACTGGATGCTCGTCGGAGACGTCCCCTGGAG AATGTTTGTGGAGACCTGCCAGCGCATTCGTCTCATGAAAAGCTCTGAGGTTGTCAATCTAG CACCAAGATCTGGTCGGTGA